One stretch of Arachis duranensis cultivar V14167 chromosome 1, aradu.V14167.gnm2.J7QH, whole genome shotgun sequence DNA includes these proteins:
- the LOC107466566 gene encoding probable F-box protein At4g22030 yields MMAFISTISIHPSTLLSSRSISSKRLINAAIRIPKLNSRPFNNNNLSVPKIPSSRDLVQDYVMSTTHSKMLQHNHNIKTLELLSILEAVAERAEIHKNVGEQRDNWNKLLLNSINMITLAAATMVAVADSHGGGGASSISALNLSSTLLFSAATGMLLVMNKIQPSQLAEEQRKATRSFKQLQTQIETTLALGVPTEEDVKSSIAKVLAIEKAYPLPLLGGAMLEKFPAKFEPAVWWPRRNNKTKSDHQEGKALMNMNGWSEELEMELREVIEVVKRKDVEDYERLGNKALKANKILAIAGPLLTAIAAVGSVFVAGNNGAGVVSAMAGSMAAVVNAFEHGGQVGMVFEMYRNCGGFFKQLEETVEATLEENDFDKRENGQVFELKVALQLGRSVSQLRELASKSASCRVEGISIDEFASKMF; encoded by the coding sequence ATGATGGCTTTCATTTCCACCATTTCCATACACCCCTCAACTCTGCTTTCTTCTCGTTCCATCTCCTCAAAGAGACTAATAAATGCAGCAATCCGTATTCCAAAGCTAAATAGCAGAcctttcaataataataatctctCGGTGCCAAAGATACCTTCTTCAAGAGATCTCGTTCAAGATTATGTGATGAGCACCACACACTCAAAAATGTTACAGCATAATCATAACATTAAGACCCTTGAGCTCTTATCAATCTTGGAGGCCGTAGCTGAGAGAGCTGAGATTCACAAAAACGTTGGGGAACAACGTGATAATTGGAACAAGCTCCTTCTCAACAGCATCAACATGATTACACTTGCTGCAGCAACAATGGTTGCTGTTGCTGACAGTCACGGCGGCGGCGGGGCATCATCCATTTCAGCACTCAACCTATCTTCCACCCTATTGTTTTCTGCAGCAACTGGAATGCTTCTTGTGATGAACAAGATCCAGCCCTCGCAACTCGCTGAAGAACAACGCAAAGCAACTAGGTCTTTTAAGCAGCTTCAGACTCAAATCGAAACCACACTCGCTCTTGGAGTTCCAACCGAAGAAGATGTCAAGTCCTCAATAGCAAAGGTTTTGGCCATTGAGAAAGCTTATCCGCTTCCATTGTTGGGCGGGGCTATGCTTGAAAAGTTTCCTGCAAAATTCGAACCTGCTGTTTGGTGGCCAAGAAGGAACAACAAGACCAAAAGTGATCATCAAGAAGGAAAGGCTCTGATGAATATGAACGGGTGGAGTGAAGAACTAGAAATGGAACTTAGGGAGGTTATTGAAGTTGTGAAGAGAAAAGATGTTGAAGATTATGAGAGGCTTGGAAACAAGGCACTGAAAGCAAACAAGATTCTGGCCATTGCAGGCCCCTTGCTCACTGCCATTGCAGCTGTGGGATCTGTGTTTGTGGCGGGGAATAACGGTGCAGGTGTGGTTTCTGCCATGGCTGGGTCAATGGCAGCTGTAGTCAACGCTTTTGAGCATGGCGGGCAGGTAGGGATGGTGTTTGAGATGTACAGAAACTGCGGTGGGTTCTTCAAGCAATTAGAAGAAACAGTTGAAGCCACCCTTGAAGAGAATGATTTTGACAAGAGAGAGAATGGACAAGTGTTTGAATTGAAGGTGGCTTTGCAATTGGGAAGAAGTGTGTCTCAGCTCAGAGAACTCGCTTCTAAATCAGCTTCTTGTCGAGTCGAAGGGATTTCCATTGATGAATTTGCAAGCAAGATGTTCTAA